In the genome of Raphanus sativus cultivar WK10039 chromosome 4, ASM80110v3, whole genome shotgun sequence, one region contains:
- the LOC108850156 gene encoding uncharacterized protein LOC108850156 isoform X1: MFRMEEERDESRKSRKEKEMERRRLRDRERRQSMSQDERERHLARRRKNYQLRRQRAEVSRIGSQIQEITGEGSQLAAVISPLHSGDSSTVPSLFDSDQSVGISVEEFGKLVGTIRLSRVKHLARTLRKWSNTGAEASSSSGATNAMTRCAMSSGLRLSRVKRLVRSKGQQEGLLSQNSPTQGPLLQSSSQT; the protein is encoded by the exons ATGTTCAG AATGGAGGAAGAGAGAGACGAATCGAGGAAAAGCaggaaggagaaggagatggaAAGGCGGCGTctaagagacagagagagaagaCAATCTATGAGCCAAGACGAGAGGGAAAGGCATTTGGCTCGGCGCCGCAAGAACTACCAGCTACGAAGGCAGAGAGCTGAGGTAAGCCGCATCGGCTCTCAGATCCAAGAGATCACCGGAGAAGGGAGCCAGTTAGCTGCAGTCATCTCGCCTCTTCATTCCGGAGACAGCAGTACTGTCCCTTCCTTGTTTGATTCTGATCAGA GTGTGGGAATATCAGTGGAGGAGTTCGGTAAACTAGTGGGAACTATACGACTCAGCCGTGTGAAACATCTGGCGAGGACACTGAGAAAGTGGAGTAATACTGGTGCAGAGGCAAGCAGCAGTTCTGGTGCAACAAACGCAATGACAAGAT GTGCAATGTCAAGTGGGCTACGTCTGAGTCGAGTGAAACGACTGGTGAGATCAAAGGGCCAGCAGGAGGGGTTGTTGTCTCAAAACTCACCAACACAAG GGCCCCTGCTTCAGTCGAGTTCACAAACTTGA
- the LOC108850156 gene encoding uncharacterized protein LOC108850156 isoform X2, which translates to MEEERDESRKSRKEKEMERRRLRDRERRQSMSQDERERHLARRRKNYQLRRQRAEVSRIGSQIQEITGEGSQLAAVISPLHSGDSSTVPSLFDSDQSVGISVEEFGKLVGTIRLSRVKHLARTLRKWSNTGAEASSSSGATNAMTRCAMSSGLRLSRVKRLVRSKGQQEGLLSQNSPTQGPLLQSSSQT; encoded by the exons ATGGAGGAAGAGAGAGACGAATCGAGGAAAAGCaggaaggagaaggagatggaAAGGCGGCGTctaagagacagagagagaagaCAATCTATGAGCCAAGACGAGAGGGAAAGGCATTTGGCTCGGCGCCGCAAGAACTACCAGCTACGAAGGCAGAGAGCTGAGGTAAGCCGCATCGGCTCTCAGATCCAAGAGATCACCGGAGAAGGGAGCCAGTTAGCTGCAGTCATCTCGCCTCTTCATTCCGGAGACAGCAGTACTGTCCCTTCCTTGTTTGATTCTGATCAGA GTGTGGGAATATCAGTGGAGGAGTTCGGTAAACTAGTGGGAACTATACGACTCAGCCGTGTGAAACATCTGGCGAGGACACTGAGAAAGTGGAGTAATACTGGTGCAGAGGCAAGCAGCAGTTCTGGTGCAACAAACGCAATGACAAGAT GTGCAATGTCAAGTGGGCTACGTCTGAGTCGAGTGAAACGACTGGTGAGATCAAAGGGCCAGCAGGAGGGGTTGTTGTCTCAAAACTCACCAACACAAG GGCCCCTGCTTCAGTCGAGTTCACAAACTTGA
- the LOC108849411 gene encoding NADH-ubiquinone oxidoreductase 20.9 kDa subunit: MNTDITALEKPQYPVVDRNPPFTKVVGNFSVLDYLRFSTITGVSVTVGYLSGIKPGIKGPSMVTGGLIGVMGGFMYAYQNSAGRLMGFFPNEGEVAAHQKQKRGAAGSFN, encoded by the exons ATGAACACTGACATCACAGCCTTGGAAAAGCCCCAATACCCAGTCGTAGATCGGAACCCTCCGTTCACGAAAGTCGTCGGAAACTTCAGCGTACTCGATTACCTCCGTTTCTCCACCATCACCGGCGTTTCCGTAACCGTCGGCTACCTATCAG GGATAAAACCAGGGATCAAGGGACCGTCGATGGTGACGGGAGGATTGATCGGAGTCATGGGTGGTTTCATGTACGCTTACCAGAACTCCGCGGGTCGGCTCATGGGATTTTTCCCTAACGAAGGAGAGGTCGCTGCTCACCAGAAGCAGAAGCGTGGTGCTGCTGGTTCCTTCAATTGA
- the LOC108850157 gene encoding protein GET1-like isoform X2 — translation MEGEKVIEESGFLAAPLKKKGSNDNNNSKEAELRSEIKQLLREATALSQPATFAQAAKLRRSAATKEKELAHYVEQHNKELSYDLYGNVLIASKVVMYLILVFWFWRTPIAMIAKQLVQPFGRLLSWGTGGHLTGHAMVGIIPWLILSTRVSKYVWKFVEF, via the exons ATGGAAGGAGAGAAAGTGATAGAAGAAAGTGGCTTTTTGGCCGCGCCTCTGAAGAAG AAAGGGTcgaatgataataataatagcaAGGAAGCAGAGCTGCGATCAGAAATTAAGCAGCTTTTGAGAGAGGCCACTGCATTGTCTCA GCCAGCCACGTTTGCGCAAGCTGCTAAACTTAGGAGGTCAGCAGCTACTAAAGAGAAAGAACTTGCACACT ATGTGGAGCAGCATAACAAAGAACTGTCATACGATCTGTATGGAAACGTTCTGATTGCTTCAAAG GTTGTGATGTACTTAATCTTGGTATTTTGGTTCTGGAGGACCCCAATTGCCATGATTGCTAAGCAACTTGTTCAACCCTTTG GGAGGTTGTTATCTTGGGGAACAGGAGGTCACTTGACAGGCCATGCGATG GTTGGGATCATACCGTGGCTGATACTCTCAACCAGAGTGAGCAAATATGTGTGGAAGTTCGTTGAGTTCTAA
- the LOC108850157 gene encoding protein GET1-like isoform X1 produces the protein MEGEKVIEESGFLAAPLKKQKGSNDNNNSKEAELRSEIKQLLREATALSQPATFAQAAKLRRSAATKEKELAHYVEQHNKELSYDLYGNVLIASKVVMYLILVFWFWRTPIAMIAKQLVQPFGRLLSWGTGGHLTGHAMVGIIPWLILSTRVSKYVWKFVEF, from the exons ATGGAAGGAGAGAAAGTGATAGAAGAAAGTGGCTTTTTGGCCGCGCCTCTGAAGAAG CAGAAAGGGTcgaatgataataataatagcaAGGAAGCAGAGCTGCGATCAGAAATTAAGCAGCTTTTGAGAGAGGCCACTGCATTGTCTCA GCCAGCCACGTTTGCGCAAGCTGCTAAACTTAGGAGGTCAGCAGCTACTAAAGAGAAAGAACTTGCACACT ATGTGGAGCAGCATAACAAAGAACTGTCATACGATCTGTATGGAAACGTTCTGATTGCTTCAAAG GTTGTGATGTACTTAATCTTGGTATTTTGGTTCTGGAGGACCCCAATTGCCATGATTGCTAAGCAACTTGTTCAACCCTTTG GGAGGTTGTTATCTTGGGGAACAGGAGGTCACTTGACAGGCCATGCGATG GTTGGGATCATACCGTGGCTGATACTCTCAACCAGAGTGAGCAAATATGTGTGGAAGTTCGTTGAGTTCTAA
- the LOC108855332 gene encoding CASP-like protein 2B1: protein MSPGNVAVFHGGKMKLIDRRLKLTELLLRCSATALALLALILIVTNTQVKQIFTIEKRAKYTDMKALVFLVVANGIAAAYSLLQSVRCVVGSMKGSVLLDKSLAWAIFLGDQAMAYISVAAIAASAESGLIGIRGEEKLQWMKLCNMFGKFCNRSAGGTATALLASVALVFVSCISAFSLFRLYGGGATQRHPNLSVTK, encoded by the exons ATGAGTCCAGGAAACGTAGCCGTCTTCCACGGAGGCAAGATGAAGCTGATTGATCGGAGACTGAAGCTAACAGAGCTGCTCCTAAGGTGCTCCGCTACTGCTCTCGCTCTGCTCGCGCTTATTCTGATAGTGACAAACACTCAGGTCAAGCAAATCTTCACAATTGAGAAGAGAGCCAAGTACACCGACATGAAGGCCCTTGT GTTCTTGGTGGTCGCTAATGGGATAGCTGCGGCTTATTCCTTGTTGCAGTCAGTTCGTTGCGTGGTGGGTTCGATGAAAGGAAGCGTTTTGCTCGACAAGTCCCTTGCTTGGGCCATTTTCTTAGGCGATCAG GCGATGGCTTACATAAGTGTGGCAGCAATAGCAGCATCAGCAGAGTCTGGTTTGATTGGAATAAGAGGCGAGGAAAAGCTGCAGTGGATGAAGCTGTGCAATATGTTTGGCAAGTTCTGCAACCGATCCGCTGGAGGAACCGCAACCGCCTTGCTTGCCTCTGTTGCTTTGGTTTTCGTCTCTTGCATCTCTGCTTTTAGTCTATTCCGGTTGTACGGTGGTGGTGCCACCCAAAGACACCCAAACCTTTCCGTGACGAAGTGA
- the LOC108855331 gene encoding transcription factor bHLH3, which produces MGGGQKFWENQEDRAMVESTIGTEACDFFISSNTSKLLPPPPHPPTDPNLQQGLRHLVEGSSDWDYAVFWLASNANTSSSDGCVLIWGDGHYRPHKKNSEETKEEDETKRLVLRKLHSSFFLEDRRLLAKSEGGLTDLDVFYFASLYFYFRCDSTKYGPAGTYVSGKALWASDLPSCLSYYRVRSFLARSAGFKTVLSVPVNSGVVELGSLKLIPEDKSVIEMVKSVFGCGKEAPPKIFGRQLSLKPRSMSINFSPKMEDDTTGGFSLDAYEVGGSNHLTDEQKPRKRGRKPANGREEALNHVEAERQRREKLNQRFYALRAVVPNISKMDKASLLADAITYITDMQKKIRVYETEKMVMKRRETNQITPGDVDYQERQEEDGAVVRVSCALESHPVSKAIRMFRENEVTPRDTNVAVTEEGVVHTFSIRPQGGCTAEELKDKLLASLSHSSVVDM; this is translated from the coding sequence ATGGGCGGCGGTCAAAAGTTCTGGGAGAATCAAGAAGACCGAGCGATGGTGGAATCCACCATAGGCACCGAAGCTTGCGACTTCTTCATCTCTTCAAACACTTCCAAGctcctccctcctcctccgCATCCTCCAACCGATCCCAATCTTCAACAAGGCCTGCGTCACCTCGTCGAAGGCTCCTCCGACTGGGACTACGCCGTCTTCTGGCTAGCTTCCAACGCCAACACCTCCTCCTCCGACGGCTGCGTCTTGATCTGGGGAGACGGCCATTACCGTCCCCACAAGAAAAACTctgaagaaacaaaagaagaagacgagaCCAAACGGCTCGTGCTTCGGAAGCTCCactcctccttcttcttagaAGACCGTCGTCTTCTGGCGAAGTCAGAGGGTGGTCTCACTGATCTCGACGTGTTTTACTTCGCGtctttgtatttctactttaggTGTGATTCCACCAAGTACGGTCCCGCGGGAACTTACGTCTCCGGGAAGGCGCTTTGGGCGTCGGATTTGCCTAGCTGTTTGAGTTACTACAGGGTTAGGTCGTTTTTAGCTAGATCCGCTGGTTTCAAGACTGTCTTGTCTGTCCCGGTTAACTCTGGAGTTGTCGAGCTCGGTTCGTTGAAACTGATCCCGGAGGATAAGAGCGTGATCGAGATGGTGAAGTCAGTGTTCGGCTGTGGTAAAGAAGCTCCTCCCAAGATCTTTGGTAGACAGCTGAGTCTGAAACCGCGGTCTATGAGTATTAACTTCTCGCCTAAGATGGAGGACGACACTACTGGTGGTTTCTCCCTGGACGCATACGAGGTCGGAGGTTCGAACCATCTGACTGACGAGCAGAAGCCGAGGAAGAGAGGGAGGAAGCCGGCGAACGGGAGAGAAGAGGCGTTGAACCACGTGGAAGCGGAGAGGCAGAGGAGGGAGAAGCTGAACCAGAGATTCTACGCGTTGAGAGCTGTGGTGCCTAACATCTCCAAGATGGACAAGGCTTCGCTCCTCGCTGACGCGATCACGTACATCACGGATATGCAGAAGAAGATTAGGGTTTACGAGACGGAGAAGATGGTGATGAAGAGGAGGGAGACTAATCAGATCACTCCGGGGGATGTTGATTATCAAGAGAGGCAGGAGGAGGACGGGGCGGTGGTGAGGGTGAGCTGTGCGTTGGAGAGTCATCCGGTTTCGAAAGCGATACGGATGTTCAGGGAGAATGAGGTTACGCCTCGTGATACGAACGTGGCTGTGACGGAGGAGGGTGTGGTTCATACGTTCAGTATCCGGCCTCAAGGTGGCTGCACAGCTGAGGAGTTGAAGGACAAGCTCCttgcctctctctctcacagTAGTGTCGTTGATATGTAA
- the LOC108848733 gene encoding uncharacterized protein LOC108848733 translates to MMNMTMSLPKMKLSSLQPHLHLSSSRLLAPAAKAVSPSSSISTRTPCRRVQCQASTRRRRSTVERSTRTNLEKTQPLGLEKKQLRQALVTGVSVGLMMALVMGIDGEKAMALGPEGPLMEEFWDNVRRYGLYALTVSTGALSAVFEPIFELLKNPISAVLIVIILGGSFYIVSQVVSAMVGVNEFAYDYGY, encoded by the coding sequence ATGATGAATATGACGATGTCTCTCCCCAAAATGAAACTATCTTCTCTGCAACCTCATCTCCATTTGAGCAGTAGCAGGTTACTAGCACCAGCAGCAAAGGCGGTGTCTCCGAGCTCAAGCATAAGCACCAGAACACCGTGCCGCCGTGTTCAGTGCCAAGCAtccacaagaagaagaagatcaacgGTGGAAAGATCCACCAGAACCAATCTTGAAAAGACACAACCTTTAGGGCTGGAGAAGAAGCAACTGAGACAAGCTCTGGTGACCGGTGTCTCCGTAGGTTTGATGATGGCTCTGGTAATGGGAATAGATGGAGAAAAGGCGATGGCTTTGGGACCGGAAGGTCCTCTGATGGAAGAGTTCTGGGACAACGTGAGAAGGTACGGTCTTTACGCACTCACCGTCAGCACGGGAGCTCTCTCCGCCGTGTTCGAGCCCATCTTCGAACTCCTCAAGAACCCAATCTCCGCCGTTCTCATCGTGATCATCTTAGGTGGAAGCTTCTACATCGTCTCCCAAGTCGTCTCGGCCATGGTTGGTGTCAACGAGTTCGCTTATGATTATGGATACTGA